A window of Blastocatellia bacterium genomic DNA:
ATTCTATAGCAAGTTCAACACAAGTTTTTCCAACACCTTTTCCCCTAGTAGCAGGCAAAAAATAAATCTCGTCTAAAAATGCGTCTCTGCCGCCATATTCAAGGCTAAAGCTAAGTGTAACAATAAAATAGCCCTGAATAGTTTGTTTTTCTTCAATCACCCAAACCTTGCCCCAAGTAGGGTTATTGATTAATAAAGACAAGTTTTTAGCCGACTTTTCGCTAGAAAAAGGATAGTTATCTTCTTTATAGTAGATTTCCGTGATAACAATAATTGAATTAATATCTTTAATTGTTGCATCACGGATATTTATTTGCATAAGGTTAGAAAAAGCTTAGAAATTAAACATTAAATCTAAAATTAATAATATCGCCGTCATGAACTATATATTCTTTTCCTTCTAGGCGTAATTTGCCTGTTTCGCGACATTTTGCTTCGCTACCTAAAGCAATAAAGTCTAGGTAAGCAACGACTTCAGCACGAATAAAACCACGCTCAATATCTGAGTGAATTTTTCCTGCGGCACGTTGGGCATTAGTTCCACGTCTAATTGTCCAGGCGCGGCATTCATCTTCACCTGAGGTTAAAAAACTAATTAGGTCTAAAAGTTCATAAGCACTACGGATAAAACGATCGCGGGCAGGTTCAGAAATCCCTAAATCCTTTAGGAATTCACCTTGTTCTTCAATAGGCAGTTCGGCTATATCCATTTCTGCTCTACCACACATAGTAATTAGTTTATAGCCATTATCTTTAGCATATTGTTCAACTTCTAAGGGAATTGCTTGACCAATTTGGTCTTCAGATAAATTTATTAACAACATTACAGGCTTTTGGCTTAAAAATCTAAAACCTGCTAGCATTTGCCATTCTTCAGCAGAAAAATC
This region includes:
- a CDS encoding GNAT family N-acetyltransferase; the protein is MQINIRDATIKDINSIIVITEIYYKEDNYPFSSEKSAKNLSLLINNPTWGKVWVIEEKQTIQGYFIVTLSFSLEYGGRDAFLDEIYFLPATRGKGVGKTCVELAIEWCKSQDVKAIHLEVEQKRVAAIKLYKKMGFTLHDRLLMTRYI
- the ychF gene encoding redox-regulated ATPase YchF, which produces MKVGIVGFAGSGKTTVFNTLTGLKAEVGGYGGKDKANIGIIKVPDVRIEELAKIYKPKKKVFAEMNFVDVAGPQGEAAKSGLDTKLVAEMREADALVHVVRGFENPLIEQPADLLRDIKNFDIELILADLIPLENRLAKMKKEKANPREKEIIEQCKAALDEEKPLRSLDFSAEEWQMLAGFRFLSQKPVMLLINLSEDQIGQAIPLEVEQYAKDNGYKLITMCGRAEMDIAELPIEEQGEFLKDLGISEPARDRFIRSAYELLDLISFLTSGEDECRAWTIRRGTNAQRAAGKIHSDIERGFIRAEVVAYLDFIALGSEAKCRETGKLRLEGKEYIVHDGDIINFRFNV